One Acidobacteriota bacterium genomic window, CTTCTTGACCCATATTCCGGAAAGGGTGGCGGTTAAGGAGACGGTAGAGCTTGCCCGGCTTTGCGGGCACAGGGGGAAGGTTTCCTTTGTAAATGCTATTCTAAGGGAGTTCTGTCGGAGAGGGGGAGAGATATCTTTACCCGAATTCGAGAGGGCTCCTTTTGATTATCTCGTTTTTACCCAATCCCACCCGGAGTGGCTGGTGAGGCGTTGGGTGAAGCGTTGGGGGCTTTCCGAAGGGAGAAGGATGATCGAGGCTAATAATGAAGAAGCGCCCTTGGTCCTTCGGGTCAATGTCGCCCGGACCGATGAAGAGGATTTGATAAGGAAGCTGTCAGATGAAGGTGTTGTGGCTATCCCCTCCTCTTATGTCCCTAATGCTTTGGTTGTAAAGGAGGGGAACCCACTTGCTACCAGTTCCTTCCGTGAAGGTTTATTCTATCTTCAAGATGAGGCTTCCCAGATGATCCCCCTGCTTCTTTCCTCTGAGAGGGGAAAAAGGGTTCTCGATGCTTGTGCTGCCCCCGGGGGGAAGACCATCATCTTGACCGAGTTGATGGGTGGCGAAGGGTTTTTGGTGGCGAACGACCGGCATCAAGGGAGGATCCGATTGATCCGAAGGAACCTTGAGAGGCTCGGCTTGTCAGGGGGTTCCCTGCTGATCTCCGATATGTTGGCTCCCCCCCTTTCTCCATCTTCGTTCAACGCAGTGCTCCTCGATGCCCCCTGTACTGGTTTGGGAAGGATCAGGCGAGCGCCCGAAATCAAGTGGCACCGCCAGGAGGAGGATATAGAGAAGCTTTCCCTTTTTCAACGGAAACTCCTTATAAAGGTGAGTGAGCTTTTGGAGAAGGGAGGAGAGCTCCTCTATGCCACTTGTACCTTAGAACCGGAGGAGACCACCGAGCTAATAAAGGAATTCCTTGAAGAGAGGAAGGATTTCAGACTGAAGGGATTAAAGGGGAGATCAGATATCGATCTTTCCCCATTTATAACG contains:
- the rsmB gene encoding 16S rRNA (cytosine(967)-C(5))-methyltransferase RsmB; amino-acid sequence: MTYSVPRRVAFEVLLKIYERKAYSSVLLNATFAKKKLSSREKNLITELVYGTLRWQNRLDYIISQLSSRKKEDIELNLLILLRLGIYQVSFLTHIPERVAVKETVELARLCGHRGKVSFVNAILREFCRRGGEISLPEFERAPFDYLVFTQSHPEWLVRRWVKRWGLSEGRRMIEANNEEAPLVLRVNVARTDEEDLIRKLSDEGVVAIPSSYVPNALVVKEGNPLATSSFREGLFYLQDEASQMIPLLLSSERGKRVLDACAAPGGKTIILTELMGGEGFLVANDRHQGRIRLIRRNLERLGLSGGSLLISDMLAPPLSPSSFNAVLLDAPCTGLGRIRRAPEIKWHRQEEDIEKLSLFQRKLLIKVSELLEKGGELLYATCTLEPEETTELIKEFLEERKDFRLKGLKGRSDIDLSPFIT